Genomic window (Acidobacteriota bacterium):
GACGGCAAAAAGCAGGAAACCATTGATGCGTATGTTGTCGAACGCACTTTCGATTTCGATTTGTGGCGGGCTTACGACCTGAAACCCGGCAAGCACACGCTGAGAATTGTTGCCCGTGATGATGCCGATTCGCGTTCCAAAGGCAAAAACGTCGTCATTCGCCGCGCGATTCTGTACCGATAATTTGGTCCAATCCGAAACCAACATGAAACGATTCCTCTTTTGCCTCGTTCTTATCCTTTTCAGCTTTGCGCCATTGAGCCAGGCCGAAAGTGTCGTACAAACCGCGCCCTCCAAAGTCATTCTGGACACCGACATTGGCGATGACATTGACGATGCGTGGGCGTTGGCATTCATTCTTTCGCACAAAGAGTTTGACTTGCTGGGTGTGACAATCGCGCACGGAAACACGCCCGCGCGAGCGCCCATCGCCTGCAAAATGTTGCACATCACCGGACGCGATGCGGTTCCCGTTGCCGTCGGGCGAAAAACTTCCGATGGATACGCGCATCAATATACGTGGGCGGAAAACTTCACGGCCAAACGCCCGATCAAACAATCCGCCGCCGATTTCATTGTCGAGCAGGTCAAACGCTATCCCGGCCAAGTCACTTTGATCGCCGTTGGCCCGTTACAAAACGTGGCCGACGCGTTGCGCAAAGAGCCCAACCTGGGCAAATACGTCAAACGCGTCGTGCTGATGAGCGGCTGTATTTACGGAACCGCTTCCAACAAGGACAAACTTATTCGCGAATGGAATGTGTACCAATCCACGGCGGATTCTCAGCTTGTGTACGGCGCGGGATTGCCGCTGACGATTGTTCCGCTGGATTCCACCACGCATTTGCGGCTCAGCGATGAAGAGCGAAAACAGGTGCGCGATTACAAATCGCCGCTGACATACGCGTTGGAATGTTTGTACCGGCTGTGGCTGGATAATCCGACTTCGCGCATGACCCTGCACGATCAACTGGCCGTGGCCGAAACCGCCAGCCCTTCAACTTTTTTTGGCCGCAAAGAAACCTTGCCGATTTTCGTGGACGCTGAAGGCTATACGCGCATTGATCACGAACGTGGCAAACCTGTCGTTGTTTGTTTGGAACCCAAGCGGGATGCGTTTATGCAGTATTACATCGGCGAACTGATTCATCAGCGACTGGGGATGTAACAAGATTTCCTCCGCAAAAAAGCGCGAAACGCACAAAATGAAGTTGAAACTTTTGTGCCTCTTGTGTGTTTTGTGGTTTCTTTATTGAGTCCGTCTTTACCCGCATGGCTGTTTTAGCAACCACTGAATCGAAAGCTACTATCTGGCGCGGTGTGCTGCAATACGCGGGTTTGCTGGCAGCGTTGTTGGTGCTGGTCGTTGCCTTCAGTCTGAAAACCGAGCACTTTCTGTCGCTGACGACCCTGCGCACGATTTCCAACCAGATTCCTGATGCCGTACTGCTCGCTACGGGCATGACGTTGGTGATGATTGTAGGCGGCATTGATCTGTCGGTTGGCTCGGTGATGGCGTTCAGCGGAGCCGTGTTGGGCGTTTGCATTACCGAAGGGCATTGGCCGTTGCTGCCTTCGATATTGGTTTGTTTGCTTGCGGGAGCCGCGTGCGGTTTGACGAACGGGTTGATCATTGTGCGATGGAATTTGCCTTCGTTCATCGTCACGCTGGGCATGCTGGAAATTGTGCGCGGCGCAACGTATTTGGTGACGCATTCACAGACGATCTACATCGGCGCTTCGGTTGAACGCATCAGCGCGGCTTTACTCGGCGGCGTGTCGTTGCCGTTTGCCTGCGCGATTG
Coding sequences:
- a CDS encoding nucleoside hydrolase is translated as MKRFLFCLVLILFSFAPLSQAESVVQTAPSKVILDTDIGDDIDDAWALAFILSHKEFDLLGVTIAHGNTPARAPIACKMLHITGRDAVPVAVGRKTSDGYAHQYTWAENFTAKRPIKQSAADFIVEQVKRYPGQVTLIAVGPLQNVADALRKEPNLGKYVKRVVLMSGCIYGTASNKDKLIREWNVYQSTADSQLVYGAGLPLTIVPLDSTTHLRLSDEERKQVRDYKSPLTYALECLYRLWLDNPTSRMTLHDQLAVAETASPSTFFGRKETLPIFVDAEGYTRIDHERGKPVVVCLEPKRDAFMQYYIGELIHQRLGM
- a CDS encoding ABC transporter permease — its product is MAVLATTESKATIWRGVLQYAGLLAALLVLVVAFSLKTEHFLSLTTLRTISNQIPDAVLLATGMTLVMIVGGIDLSVGSVMAFSGAVLGVCITEGHWPLLPSILVCLLAGAACGLTNGLIIVRWNLPSFIVTLGMLEIVRGATYLVTHSQTIYIGASVERISAALLGGVSLPFACAIVAVIAGHVALTKMVWGRYATAIGANEIAVRYSGINPRPIKVSVFVLSGLLAACAAVLQCARLSSADPNAGAGAELQAIAACVIGGASLLGGRGSVINTFFGVLLIAVLETGLAQIGAQEPTRRLITGCVILAAVILDVYRSRLA